Proteins from a genomic interval of Zingiber officinale cultivar Zhangliang chromosome 1B, Zo_v1.1, whole genome shotgun sequence:
- the LOC122044228 gene encoding uncharacterized protein LOC122044228 produces MNLDQYEAKGERLAFRFEDIDNVQDAMGLCLVGCFMGRHPSNDGVQYIGSQWKTPHKFFLHKSGWVVYKFDNEEDHKKVLQGVPYFTFGVPMFLKIMPKCSLFDEDGCFVPAWIQILGLPLDCWSQFVLSKIGSEVGKPLYIDNLTRTRERLEYARLMVDILAIGERDHEVPITLPTGVQVDLKIIYEMVPYFCQTCNKLGHRSENCRGKATPVGQQRNNPQTDPNVQGYGRPRSQSTRGRGRTRTRYENHTRQQWRPIQQRPNVEVSVDQQELAIVVVNNPIVVDIIPPNCENEARQGEDQMLQQQPPQEVETNEEVPRETEQVQPPKVV; encoded by the coding sequence ATGAATCTAGATCAATACGAAGCAAAGGGAGAAAGATTAGCCTTCCGTTTTGAAGACATAGACAATGTGCAGGATGCAATGGGACTTTGTTTGGTTGGTTGCTTCATGGGTCGTCATCCGAGCAATGATGGAGTTCAGTACATTGGTTCTCAATGGAAGACACCTCACAAATTCTTCCTACACAAGAGTGGTTGGGTAGTGTATAAGTTTGATAATGAAGAAGACCACAAAAAAGTTCTTCAAGGAGTACCTTACTTTACCTTCGGTGTTCCGATGTTCTTGAAGATtatgcctaagtgttctctattTGATGAAGATGGATGCTTTGTGCCGGCATGGATACAAATTCTTGGCCTCCCACTAGATTGTTGGAGCCAATTTGTGCTAAGCAAGATTGGATCAGAAGTTGGCAAACCGTTGTACATTGATAATTTGACTAGGACAAGGGAACGGTTGGAATATGCAAGGCTTATGGTAGATATTCTGGCTATTGGTGAACGTGATCATGAAGTCCCCATCACCCTACCTACTGGTGTTCAAGTggatttgaaaatcatatatGAAATGGTCCCGTATTTTTGCCAAACATGCAACAAATTGGGTCATCGATCGGAGAATTGCCGAGGAAAGGCTACACCGGTTGGGCAACAACGAAACAACCCCCAAACTGATCCAAATGTGCAAGGATATGGGAGACCAAGATCTCAATCAACTAGAGGTCGCGGGAGGACAAGAACGAGATATGAAAACCATACAAGGCAACAATGGCGACCAATACAACAAAGGCCAAATGTTGAGGTGTCGGTTGACCAACAAGAGCTTGCAATTGTCGTTGTGAACAACCCTATAGTGGTGGACATAATTCCTCCCAATTGTGAGAATGAAGCCCGCCAAGGAGAGGATCAAATGCTACAACAACAACCCCCTCAAGAGGTGGAAACAAATGAAGAGGTGCCAAGAGAAACTGAGCAAGTGCAGCCACCAAAAGTTGTCTAG
- the LOC121988521 gene encoding type IV inositol polyphosphate 5-phosphatase 7-like isoform X3, whose protein sequence is MRDYDSKKSKLSWSKAFVKKWFSIKSKGQESHVDEIDGKGSSQWKADISEREACILKKSRTDRVLQEIDQVQKGNFDPHSAQITDIQDYKIFAATWNVGGRSPPKNLNLLDWIHASSPADIYVLGFQEIVPLNAGNVLGSEDDGPAKKWLWLIRKALNSPDTCGSDSFHTPSPVPDPILELNADFERSSARQKNSAFLHRRSFHSLSRSMRMEGDTMFPHPVLDHRFSVCERVSVGSRPSDFDPSPRGEGPEGSSDGENIGEESPSELFVSPFYGYGAPPDPEERYRLSANSGLRYCLVASKQMVGIFLTIWVRNDIRDDVRELKVSCVGRGLMGYLGNKGSISISMSLHQTSFCFICSHLTSGQKEGDELRRNSDVMEILKKTRFPKVQRGDNEKSLETIFDHDRVIWLGDLNYRIALSYRSVKALVEMRNWRALLEKDQLLIEQRCGRVFKGWKEGRIYFPPTYKYSNNSDRYAGDETNPKKKQRTPAWCDRVLWFGRGLNQLAYVRGESRFSDHRPVFSIFTAEVEMNNYSCSKNMGYCSSRVELEELLAYSQGYRGVN, encoded by the exons ATGAGAGATTATGATTCAAAGAAAAGCAAG CTGTCATGGTCTAAGGCCTTCGTCAAAAAATGGTTCAGCATCAAAAGCAAAGGTCAGGAGAGCCATGTCGACGAGATTGATGGCAAAG GTAGTAGTCAATGGAAGGCCGACATTTCGGAGAGGGAAGCATGCATACTCAAGAAAAGTAGAACAG ATAGAGTACTGCAAGAGATCGATCaagttcagaaaggaaatttTGATCCACATTCAGCTCAAATAACAGATATTCAGGATTACAA GATTTTCGCTGCAACTTGGAATGTGGGTGGGAGATCCCCACCAAAGAACTTGAATCTCTTGGATTGGATTCATGCATCTTCTCCTGCCGATATATATGTTTTAGG GTTTCAAGAGATTGTTCCACTCAATGCTGGGAATGTGCTTGGATCAGAAGATGATGGCCCGGCTAAGAAGTGGTTGTGGCTTATTAGAAAGGCTCTCAACAGTCCCGACACATGTGGCTCTGATAGCTTCCACACACCCTCTCCTGTTCCAGATCCTATCTTGGAATTAAATGCTGATTTTGAGAGGTCATCAGCAAGGCAGAAGAATTCAGCATTCCTCCACCGGCGTTCCTTTCATTCTCTCAGCCGTAGCATGAGGATGGAAGGGGATACCATGTTTCCTCACCCTGTGCTGGATCACCGATTCAGTGTTTGTGAAAGAGTTAGTGTTGGGAGCAGGCCAAGTGATTTTGATCCTAGTCCAAGGGGTGAAGGCCCCGAAGGATCATCTGATGGTGAAAACATCGGCGAGGAATCACCTTCTGAGCTCTTTGTTTCACCATTTTACGGTTATGGTGCTCCTCCCGATCCTGAAGAAAGATATAGGTTATCTGCAAATTCCGG TCTCAGGTACTGTTTAGTTGCGAGTAAGCAAATGGTTGGAATATTTCTTACAATTTGGGTACGCAACGATATTAGAGACGATGTCAGAGAATTGAAGGTTTCTTGTGTTGGTCGGGGATTGATGGGTTATCTTGGAAACAAG GGTTCTATATCGATAAGCATGTCTTTGCACCAAACAAGCTTCTGCTTCATCTGTAGTCACTTGACTTCTGGGCAGAAAGAGGGAGATGAATTACGCCGAAATTCAGATGTCATGGAGATTTTGAAGAAGACTAGGTTTCCCAAGGTCCAGAGAGGTGATAATGAAAAGTCACTCGAAACAATTTTTGATCATGA TCGCGTAATATGGCTTGGGGATTTGAATTACCGCATTGCTCTTTCTTATCGGTCAGTGAAGGCTCTAGTTGAAATGCGAAACTGGAGAGCATTACTGGAAAAAGATCAG CTCCTAATAGAACAACGGTGTGGCCGCGTGTTCAAGGGTTGGAAAGAAGGAAGAATTTATTTTCCTCCAACTTATAAATACTCAAACAACTCAGATCGATATGCCGGAGACGAAACAAACCCAAAGAAGAAGCAGCGAACACCGGCATG GTGTGACCGTGTATTATGGTTTGGAAGAGGTCTTAATCAGTTGGCTTATGTCCGAGGAGAGTCCAGGTTCTCCGACCACAGACCTGTTTTCAGCATTTTCACCGCAGAGGTCGAAATGAACAACTATAGTTGTAGCAAAAACATGGGTTATTGTAGTTCTCGTGTCGAGTTGGAAGAACTTTTAGCATACTCACAAGGTTATCGAGGAGTAAACTAG
- the LOC121988521 gene encoding type IV inositol polyphosphate 5-phosphatase 7-like isoform X2 has product MRDYDSKKSKLSWSKAFVKKWFSIKSKGQESHVDEIDGKGSSQWKADISEREACILKKSRTDRVLQEIDQVQKGNFDPHSAQITDIQDYKIFAATWNVGGRSPPKNLNLLDWIHASSPADIYVLGFQEIVPLNAGNVLGSEDDGPAKKWLWLIRKALNSPDTCGSDSFHTPSPVPDPILELNADFERSSARQKNSAFLHRRSFHSLSRSMRMEGDTMFPHPVLDHRFSVCERVSVGSRPSDFDPSPRGEGPEGSSDGENIGEESPSELFVSPFYGYGAPPDPEERYRLSANSGYCLVASKQMVGIFLTIWVRNDIRDDVRELKVSCVGRGLMGYLGNKEYFLQGSISISMSLHQTSFCFICSHLTSGQKEGDELRRNSDVMEILKKTRFPKVQRGDNEKSLETIFDHDRVIWLGDLNYRIALSYRSVKALVEMRNWRALLEKDQLLIEQRCGRVFKGWKEGRIYFPPTYKYSNNSDRYAGDETNPKKKQRTPAWCDRVLWFGRGLNQLAYVRGESRFSDHRPVFSIFTAEVEMNNYSCSKNMGYCSSRVELEELLAYSQGYRGVN; this is encoded by the exons ATGAGAGATTATGATTCAAAGAAAAGCAAG CTGTCATGGTCTAAGGCCTTCGTCAAAAAATGGTTCAGCATCAAAAGCAAAGGTCAGGAGAGCCATGTCGACGAGATTGATGGCAAAG GTAGTAGTCAATGGAAGGCCGACATTTCGGAGAGGGAAGCATGCATACTCAAGAAAAGTAGAACAG ATAGAGTACTGCAAGAGATCGATCaagttcagaaaggaaatttTGATCCACATTCAGCTCAAATAACAGATATTCAGGATTACAA GATTTTCGCTGCAACTTGGAATGTGGGTGGGAGATCCCCACCAAAGAACTTGAATCTCTTGGATTGGATTCATGCATCTTCTCCTGCCGATATATATGTTTTAGG GTTTCAAGAGATTGTTCCACTCAATGCTGGGAATGTGCTTGGATCAGAAGATGATGGCCCGGCTAAGAAGTGGTTGTGGCTTATTAGAAAGGCTCTCAACAGTCCCGACACATGTGGCTCTGATAGCTTCCACACACCCTCTCCTGTTCCAGATCCTATCTTGGAATTAAATGCTGATTTTGAGAGGTCATCAGCAAGGCAGAAGAATTCAGCATTCCTCCACCGGCGTTCCTTTCATTCTCTCAGCCGTAGCATGAGGATGGAAGGGGATACCATGTTTCCTCACCCTGTGCTGGATCACCGATTCAGTGTTTGTGAAAGAGTTAGTGTTGGGAGCAGGCCAAGTGATTTTGATCCTAGTCCAAGGGGTGAAGGCCCCGAAGGATCATCTGATGGTGAAAACATCGGCGAGGAATCACCTTCTGAGCTCTTTGTTTCACCATTTTACGGTTATGGTGCTCCTCCCGATCCTGAAGAAAGATATAGGTTATCTGCAAATTCCGG GTACTGTTTAGTTGCGAGTAAGCAAATGGTTGGAATATTTCTTACAATTTGGGTACGCAACGATATTAGAGACGATGTCAGAGAATTGAAGGTTTCTTGTGTTGGTCGGGGATTGATGGGTTATCTTGGAAACAAG GAGTACTTCTTACAGGGTTCTATATCGATAAGCATGTCTTTGCACCAAACAAGCTTCTGCTTCATCTGTAGTCACTTGACTTCTGGGCAGAAAGAGGGAGATGAATTACGCCGAAATTCAGATGTCATGGAGATTTTGAAGAAGACTAGGTTTCCCAAGGTCCAGAGAGGTGATAATGAAAAGTCACTCGAAACAATTTTTGATCATGA TCGCGTAATATGGCTTGGGGATTTGAATTACCGCATTGCTCTTTCTTATCGGTCAGTGAAGGCTCTAGTTGAAATGCGAAACTGGAGAGCATTACTGGAAAAAGATCAG CTCCTAATAGAACAACGGTGTGGCCGCGTGTTCAAGGGTTGGAAAGAAGGAAGAATTTATTTTCCTCCAACTTATAAATACTCAAACAACTCAGATCGATATGCCGGAGACGAAACAAACCCAAAGAAGAAGCAGCGAACACCGGCATG GTGTGACCGTGTATTATGGTTTGGAAGAGGTCTTAATCAGTTGGCTTATGTCCGAGGAGAGTCCAGGTTCTCCGACCACAGACCTGTTTTCAGCATTTTCACCGCAGAGGTCGAAATGAACAACTATAGTTGTAGCAAAAACATGGGTTATTGTAGTTCTCGTGTCGAGTTGGAAGAACTTTTAGCATACTCACAAGGTTATCGAGGAGTAAACTAG
- the LOC121988521 gene encoding type IV inositol polyphosphate 5-phosphatase 7-like isoform X1, which translates to MRDYDSKKSKLSWSKAFVKKWFSIKSKGQESHVDEIDGKGSSQWKADISEREACILKKSRTDRVLQEIDQVQKGNFDPHSAQITDIQDYKIFAATWNVGGRSPPKNLNLLDWIHASSPADIYVLGFQEIVPLNAGNVLGSEDDGPAKKWLWLIRKALNSPDTCGSDSFHTPSPVPDPILELNADFERSSARQKNSAFLHRRSFHSLSRSMRMEGDTMFPHPVLDHRFSVCERVSVGSRPSDFDPSPRGEGPEGSSDGENIGEESPSELFVSPFYGYGAPPDPEERYRLSANSGLRYCLVASKQMVGIFLTIWVRNDIRDDVRELKVSCVGRGLMGYLGNKEYFLQGSISISMSLHQTSFCFICSHLTSGQKEGDELRRNSDVMEILKKTRFPKVQRGDNEKSLETIFDHDRVIWLGDLNYRIALSYRSVKALVEMRNWRALLEKDQLLIEQRCGRVFKGWKEGRIYFPPTYKYSNNSDRYAGDETNPKKKQRTPAWCDRVLWFGRGLNQLAYVRGESRFSDHRPVFSIFTAEVEMNNYSCSKNMGYCSSRVELEELLAYSQGYRGVN; encoded by the exons ATGAGAGATTATGATTCAAAGAAAAGCAAG CTGTCATGGTCTAAGGCCTTCGTCAAAAAATGGTTCAGCATCAAAAGCAAAGGTCAGGAGAGCCATGTCGACGAGATTGATGGCAAAG GTAGTAGTCAATGGAAGGCCGACATTTCGGAGAGGGAAGCATGCATACTCAAGAAAAGTAGAACAG ATAGAGTACTGCAAGAGATCGATCaagttcagaaaggaaatttTGATCCACATTCAGCTCAAATAACAGATATTCAGGATTACAA GATTTTCGCTGCAACTTGGAATGTGGGTGGGAGATCCCCACCAAAGAACTTGAATCTCTTGGATTGGATTCATGCATCTTCTCCTGCCGATATATATGTTTTAGG GTTTCAAGAGATTGTTCCACTCAATGCTGGGAATGTGCTTGGATCAGAAGATGATGGCCCGGCTAAGAAGTGGTTGTGGCTTATTAGAAAGGCTCTCAACAGTCCCGACACATGTGGCTCTGATAGCTTCCACACACCCTCTCCTGTTCCAGATCCTATCTTGGAATTAAATGCTGATTTTGAGAGGTCATCAGCAAGGCAGAAGAATTCAGCATTCCTCCACCGGCGTTCCTTTCATTCTCTCAGCCGTAGCATGAGGATGGAAGGGGATACCATGTTTCCTCACCCTGTGCTGGATCACCGATTCAGTGTTTGTGAAAGAGTTAGTGTTGGGAGCAGGCCAAGTGATTTTGATCCTAGTCCAAGGGGTGAAGGCCCCGAAGGATCATCTGATGGTGAAAACATCGGCGAGGAATCACCTTCTGAGCTCTTTGTTTCACCATTTTACGGTTATGGTGCTCCTCCCGATCCTGAAGAAAGATATAGGTTATCTGCAAATTCCGG TCTCAGGTACTGTTTAGTTGCGAGTAAGCAAATGGTTGGAATATTTCTTACAATTTGGGTACGCAACGATATTAGAGACGATGTCAGAGAATTGAAGGTTTCTTGTGTTGGTCGGGGATTGATGGGTTATCTTGGAAACAAG GAGTACTTCTTACAGGGTTCTATATCGATAAGCATGTCTTTGCACCAAACAAGCTTCTGCTTCATCTGTAGTCACTTGACTTCTGGGCAGAAAGAGGGAGATGAATTACGCCGAAATTCAGATGTCATGGAGATTTTGAAGAAGACTAGGTTTCCCAAGGTCCAGAGAGGTGATAATGAAAAGTCACTCGAAACAATTTTTGATCATGA TCGCGTAATATGGCTTGGGGATTTGAATTACCGCATTGCTCTTTCTTATCGGTCAGTGAAGGCTCTAGTTGAAATGCGAAACTGGAGAGCATTACTGGAAAAAGATCAG CTCCTAATAGAACAACGGTGTGGCCGCGTGTTCAAGGGTTGGAAAGAAGGAAGAATTTATTTTCCTCCAACTTATAAATACTCAAACAACTCAGATCGATATGCCGGAGACGAAACAAACCCAAAGAAGAAGCAGCGAACACCGGCATG GTGTGACCGTGTATTATGGTTTGGAAGAGGTCTTAATCAGTTGGCTTATGTCCGAGGAGAGTCCAGGTTCTCCGACCACAGACCTGTTTTCAGCATTTTCACCGCAGAGGTCGAAATGAACAACTATAGTTGTAGCAAAAACATGGGTTATTGTAGTTCTCGTGTCGAGTTGGAAGAACTTTTAGCATACTCACAAGGTTATCGAGGAGTAAACTAG
- the LOC121988521 gene encoding type IV inositol polyphosphate 5-phosphatase 7-like isoform X4 has product MRDYDSKKSKLSWSKAFVKKWFSIKSKGQESHVDEIDGKGSSQWKADISEREACILKKSRTDRVLQEIDQVQKGNFDPHSAQITDIQDYKIFAATWNVGGRSPPKNLNLLDWIHASSPADIYVLGFQEIVPLNAGNVLGSEDDGPAKKWLWLIRKALNSPDTCGSDSFHTPSPVPDPILELNADFERSSARQKNSAFLHRRSFHSLSRSMRMEGDTMFPHPVLDHRFSVCERVSVGSRPSDFDPSPRGEGPEGSSDGENIGEESPSELFVSPFYGYGAPPDPEERYRLSANSGYCLVASKQMVGIFLTIWVRNDIRDDVRELKVSCVGRGLMGYLGNKGSISISMSLHQTSFCFICSHLTSGQKEGDELRRNSDVMEILKKTRFPKVQRGDNEKSLETIFDHDRVIWLGDLNYRIALSYRSVKALVEMRNWRALLEKDQLLIEQRCGRVFKGWKEGRIYFPPTYKYSNNSDRYAGDETNPKKKQRTPAWCDRVLWFGRGLNQLAYVRGESRFSDHRPVFSIFTAEVEMNNYSCSKNMGYCSSRVELEELLAYSQGYRGVN; this is encoded by the exons ATGAGAGATTATGATTCAAAGAAAAGCAAG CTGTCATGGTCTAAGGCCTTCGTCAAAAAATGGTTCAGCATCAAAAGCAAAGGTCAGGAGAGCCATGTCGACGAGATTGATGGCAAAG GTAGTAGTCAATGGAAGGCCGACATTTCGGAGAGGGAAGCATGCATACTCAAGAAAAGTAGAACAG ATAGAGTACTGCAAGAGATCGATCaagttcagaaaggaaatttTGATCCACATTCAGCTCAAATAACAGATATTCAGGATTACAA GATTTTCGCTGCAACTTGGAATGTGGGTGGGAGATCCCCACCAAAGAACTTGAATCTCTTGGATTGGATTCATGCATCTTCTCCTGCCGATATATATGTTTTAGG GTTTCAAGAGATTGTTCCACTCAATGCTGGGAATGTGCTTGGATCAGAAGATGATGGCCCGGCTAAGAAGTGGTTGTGGCTTATTAGAAAGGCTCTCAACAGTCCCGACACATGTGGCTCTGATAGCTTCCACACACCCTCTCCTGTTCCAGATCCTATCTTGGAATTAAATGCTGATTTTGAGAGGTCATCAGCAAGGCAGAAGAATTCAGCATTCCTCCACCGGCGTTCCTTTCATTCTCTCAGCCGTAGCATGAGGATGGAAGGGGATACCATGTTTCCTCACCCTGTGCTGGATCACCGATTCAGTGTTTGTGAAAGAGTTAGTGTTGGGAGCAGGCCAAGTGATTTTGATCCTAGTCCAAGGGGTGAAGGCCCCGAAGGATCATCTGATGGTGAAAACATCGGCGAGGAATCACCTTCTGAGCTCTTTGTTTCACCATTTTACGGTTATGGTGCTCCTCCCGATCCTGAAGAAAGATATAGGTTATCTGCAAATTCCGG GTACTGTTTAGTTGCGAGTAAGCAAATGGTTGGAATATTTCTTACAATTTGGGTACGCAACGATATTAGAGACGATGTCAGAGAATTGAAGGTTTCTTGTGTTGGTCGGGGATTGATGGGTTATCTTGGAAACAAG GGTTCTATATCGATAAGCATGTCTTTGCACCAAACAAGCTTCTGCTTCATCTGTAGTCACTTGACTTCTGGGCAGAAAGAGGGAGATGAATTACGCCGAAATTCAGATGTCATGGAGATTTTGAAGAAGACTAGGTTTCCCAAGGTCCAGAGAGGTGATAATGAAAAGTCACTCGAAACAATTTTTGATCATGA TCGCGTAATATGGCTTGGGGATTTGAATTACCGCATTGCTCTTTCTTATCGGTCAGTGAAGGCTCTAGTTGAAATGCGAAACTGGAGAGCATTACTGGAAAAAGATCAG CTCCTAATAGAACAACGGTGTGGCCGCGTGTTCAAGGGTTGGAAAGAAGGAAGAATTTATTTTCCTCCAACTTATAAATACTCAAACAACTCAGATCGATATGCCGGAGACGAAACAAACCCAAAGAAGAAGCAGCGAACACCGGCATG GTGTGACCGTGTATTATGGTTTGGAAGAGGTCTTAATCAGTTGGCTTATGTCCGAGGAGAGTCCAGGTTCTCCGACCACAGACCTGTTTTCAGCATTTTCACCGCAGAGGTCGAAATGAACAACTATAGTTGTAGCAAAAACATGGGTTATTGTAGTTCTCGTGTCGAGTTGGAAGAACTTTTAGCATACTCACAAGGTTATCGAGGAGTAAACTAG